A single genomic interval of Abditibacteriota bacterium harbors:
- a CDS encoding ABC transporter permease, producing the protein MFRILKRELGYIANNRILAAITILMPLVWALILAGVFSEKTVTGQPSAIMDLDGSPLSAQLVEKSLQASPWFDVKYYPRSMTEAKRLFDANRIQALFIIPEGFERDVKSKKRVVVEVELGKQNLASGSVLSVKAGELFSTLSGQIEFRAKERDMPPSAAMASVLPVRESFHFLNNPAFVNNYAAFLALGMFLNCVMVAAMFYPTRCLLREIKDLTETEYHSCPSPFRLLLGKTIAYLLVVFPGCILGLHACILFCHVPLSAPLWQLWALTLWFCAICAWIGMSIPVLFNNQEFGFSAAAILFMPSFLVSGYTWPDYMMPGLLQIYSDAMPLKYYLFAMRELTYGKYLNYDLTPYINGLMLWTCAAFALAFAMTLILIYRTGKAYDE; encoded by the coding sequence ATGTTTCGCATCCTGAAGAGAGAGCTGGGGTATATAGCCAACAACAGGATCCTGGCAGCCATCACCATACTCATGCCCCTTGTGTGGGCGCTGATACTGGCAGGCGTGTTTTCCGAGAAGACCGTCACCGGGCAGCCCTCTGCCATCATGGATCTGGACGGCAGTCCCCTCTCTGCGCAACTGGTGGAAAAGAGCCTGCAGGCTTCCCCATGGTTCGACGTAAAATACTACCCGCGGAGCATGACCGAGGCCAAAAGGCTCTTTGACGCTAACCGCATACAGGCTCTCTTTATCATTCCCGAGGGCTTTGAACGGGACGTAAAAAGCAAAAAAAGAGTGGTGGTGGAGGTAGAGCTGGGCAAGCAAAATCTGGCCTCCGGCAGCGTCCTTTCCGTAAAGGCGGGAGAGCTCTTTTCCACCCTGTCGGGTCAGATAGAATTCAGGGCAAAGGAAAGAGATATGCCTCCCTCCGCCGCCATGGCCTCCGTGCTGCCCGTAAGAGAAAGCTTTCACTTTCTCAACAACCCGGCCTTTGTCAACAATTACGCCGCTTTTCTGGCGCTGGGCATGTTTCTCAACTGTGTGATGGTGGCGGCCATGTTTTATCCCACCAGGTGCCTGCTGAGAGAGATCAAGGATCTGACCGAGACCGAATATCATTCCTGCCCCAGTCCCTTCAGGCTGCTGCTGGGGAAGACCATAGCCTATCTGCTGGTGGTGTTTCCGGGCTGCATCCTGGGTCTGCACGCCTGCATCCTGTTTTGCCATGTCCCCCTCAGCGCTCCTCTGTGGCAGCTGTGGGCCCTCACCCTGTGGTTTTGCGCCATCTGCGCCTGGATCGGCATGTCCATACCCGTGCTCTTCAACAATCAGGAGTTCGGCTTCAGCGCCGCCGCCATCCTGTTTATGCCCAGCTTTCTGGTCAGCGGCTACACCTGGCCCGACTACATGATGCCCGGATTGCTGCAGATATATTCCGACGCCATGCCCCTCAAGTATTATCTGTTCGCCATGAGGGAGCTCACCTACGGCAAATATCTCAATTATGATCTCACGCCCTACATCAACGGCCTCATGCTCTGGACCTGCGCCGCCTTTGCTCTGGCCTTTGCCATGACTCTTATCCTCATCTACAGGACGGGAAAAGCCTATGATGAATGA
- a CDS encoding TolC family protein — translation MKTYHITLLAAISFALCLISGVSLAGEVLPLSLEEAILRCETANPGIQAKREALEAASHKVDQVRGISSGTLALAGNYTLLDKKLTTPTRLDTDNPALADLLAPVVAVLGGIPDVYLGPRNQVHLVAAYTLPLYTGGKLPLSIKAAEEELGAGEMKLESDIDDQAFSAADYYLLTLLTDALVDVNREALDTVRLHAQQARAAYEVGTVAKYDVIRADTAVKDRERLLSEAETDHRAAELALKTILALDEDTELQLTDSLSFDAGEQDPDALLALARDHNPGLKALQGKVTAAGFKTKAEKGGARPQISAMAAGQLLTGNINGAEPKWLVGLNVTMNIFDGGITGSRIKESAAQESVARLELENTDSLLELGIRTACLKLQTAVKSLEAARESIVLSKEALRLAEKRFETGNGTGIEVIDAQTALSAAEAAEKAAMYQGRKCLLTIDKYCGTIRK, via the coding sequence ATGAAGACGTATCACATCACACTGCTCGCGGCGATCAGCTTCGCCCTCTGCCTTATCTCAGGTGTTTCTCTTGCGGGAGAAGTCCTGCCTCTTTCTCTGGAGGAGGCTATTCTACGGTGCGAGACAGCCAACCCCGGCATACAGGCCAAAAGAGAAGCTCTTGAAGCCGCAAGTCACAAGGTAGATCAGGTCAGGGGGATATCCTCCGGGACTCTGGCTCTGGCCGGCAACTACACCCTGCTGGACAAAAAGCTGACTACTCCCACCAGGCTGGATACCGACAACCCGGCCCTCGCCGACCTTCTGGCTCCCGTAGTCGCGGTATTGGGAGGCATTCCCGACGTTTATCTGGGTCCCAGAAATCAGGTGCATCTCGTGGCCGCGTACACCCTGCCCCTTTATACCGGCGGCAAGCTGCCTCTCAGCATCAAAGCCGCAGAAGAAGAGCTCGGCGCCGGTGAGATGAAGCTGGAGTCGGACATTGACGACCAGGCCTTCAGCGCCGCCGACTACTATCTGCTCACTCTGCTGACGGACGCCCTGGTGGACGTGAACCGCGAAGCCCTTGACACAGTCCGCCTCCACGCTCAGCAGGCCCGGGCGGCTTATGAGGTGGGCACTGTGGCCAAATACGACGTGATCAGAGCGGACACTGCCGTCAAGGACAGAGAGAGGCTCCTTTCCGAAGCCGAGACAGACCACCGGGCTGCGGAGCTGGCCCTGAAGACCATTCTGGCCCTGGACGAGGACACGGAGCTGCAGCTCACGGACAGCCTCTCCTTTGACGCCGGGGAACAGGACCCCGACGCCCTGCTTGCTCTGGCGAGAGACCACAATCCCGGCCTCAAAGCCCTTCAGGGCAAGGTGACCGCCGCCGGCTTCAAGACCAAGGCGGAAAAGGGTGGCGCCCGGCCTCAGATATCTGCCATGGCCGCAGGCCAGCTCCTCACGGGCAACATCAACGGCGCCGAGCCCAAATGGCTGGTGGGCCTCAACGTGACCATGAACATTTTTGACGGCGGCATCACCGGGTCCCGGATCAAGGAATCCGCAGCGCAGGAAAGCGTTGCCAGGCTGGAGCTGGAGAACACCGACAGCCTTCTGGAGCTGGGTATACGCACCGCCTGCCTCAAGCTGCAGACCGCTGTGAAATCCCTGGAGGCAGCCAGAGAATCCATAGTCCTTTCGAAGGAGGCTCTGCGTCTGGCCGAAAAGCGTTTTGAGACAGGCAACGGCACAGGCATAGAGGTCATAGACGCCCAGACCGCCCTTTCCGCAGCTGAAGCGGCGGAAAAGGCCGCCATGTATCAGGGCAGAAAATGTCTGCTGACCATAGACAAATACTGCGGCACCATAAGGAAATAA
- a CDS encoding glycosyltransferase family 39 protein produces MLSSFISIIICLTIVLAGFGAGLLVERFTSGGDKSAGERFVTDTSLGLGFVSLVCFAFGALHLYSSPGIYALLALLLIGAVRGGVTACRMLLSAYQRAMARHAAGAAGKKKAAQAPRANRLHMLIYAIVSLILLLCLINALAPSVSDDWDSLAYHLSVPKMFLQHGGFFRIDGISHSNFPMFQELLYIPAIFLGHPVGGKLMSWVFCIFTICAAGYTVSRHFGKQSVPVTVLAIASMPIYLWLASTAYIDVATGLYSVLALSFMLSYLDHRRPGDLLGLGLALGIEASVKFTGLQFMLIFALWLAGDSLIREKRFPLKALLWMLAPAVLVCLPWYLKTFIYTGNPVYPFFYGLFGGRGWDRALADVYAFKQSLFGAGHSIRGFVLTPIKMTTNPELFYDQPGLYVGPVILMIFPCLCLLVQTRGRKLTGLGAMILLQYVIWFALTHQSRYLLPMFIYSAIFIAAVIHSIRGIRAVRGVLTAIFLLSAGITLLQMNTTAFRMERFAVVTGSITQKEYVTKYFSPYRADMFVNSLKEKDMKVALLGDTRGFYLDKPYVWADSSHNLPFNKEYETPEELAENLLDNGCTHAMVSFGYPGIGRRESAAGNNLRIFEAIDAGYLAQVFPEERYDPSQVFLFRVIRPKK; encoded by the coding sequence ATGCTTTCATCATTTATCAGTATCATCATTTGTCTTACCATAGTGCTTGCCGGCTTTGGCGCCGGGCTCCTCGTCGAGCGTTTCACATCCGGCGGCGACAAAAGCGCCGGCGAAAGGTTTGTCACAGACACGTCTCTGGGTCTGGGCTTCGTATCCCTCGTCTGTTTTGCTTTTGGAGCCCTTCACCTCTACTCCTCTCCCGGCATATACGCCCTGCTGGCCCTCCTGCTCATCGGCGCAGTCCGGGGCGGCGTCACAGCCTGCCGGATGCTGCTCTCCGCATATCAAAGGGCCATGGCCAGACACGCTGCCGGGGCCGCCGGCAAAAAGAAGGCTGCGCAGGCCCCACGGGCCAACCGGCTCCATATGCTCATATACGCCATAGTGAGCCTGATACTGCTTCTCTGTCTCATCAACGCTCTCGCTCCCTCCGTCAGCGACGACTGGGATTCTCTGGCTTATCATCTGTCCGTGCCCAAGATGTTTCTCCAGCACGGCGGCTTTTTCAGGATAGACGGCATCTCCCACTCCAATTTCCCCATGTTTCAGGAGCTGCTGTATATCCCGGCCATATTTCTGGGTCATCCTGTGGGCGGCAAGCTCATGAGCTGGGTGTTCTGCATATTCACCATTTGCGCGGCGGGATATACTGTCTCCCGGCATTTCGGCAAGCAGAGCGTCCCCGTCACGGTCCTTGCCATTGCCTCTATGCCCATATATCTCTGGCTGGCTTCCACTGCCTATATAGACGTAGCGACAGGCCTGTATTCGGTGCTGGCTCTGTCATTCATGCTCAGCTATCTGGACCACCGACGCCCCGGTGATCTTCTGGGCCTGGGACTGGCTCTGGGGATAGAGGCCTCGGTAAAATTCACCGGCCTGCAGTTCATGCTTATTTTTGCTCTGTGGCTGGCAGGCGACAGCCTGATCCGGGAAAAGCGCTTCCCTCTGAAGGCTCTCCTTTGGATGCTGGCGCCGGCTGTCCTCGTGTGTCTCCCCTGGTATCTGAAGACCTTCATATACACCGGCAATCCCGTATATCCCTTCTTTTACGGTCTTTTCGGCGGCAGAGGCTGGGACCGGGCGCTGGCCGACGTCTACGCCTTCAAGCAAAGTCTCTTCGGAGCAGGCCACAGCATCAGAGGCTTCGTGCTGACTCCCATCAAAATGACCACCAATCCAGAGCTCTTTTATGATCAGCCGGGGCTTTACGTGGGCCCTGTGATACTGATGATATTCCCCTGTCTGTGCCTGCTGGTGCAGACCCGGGGCCGCAAGCTGACGGGGCTGGGAGCCATGATACTGCTCCAATACGTCATCTGGTTCGCCCTTACCCATCAGAGCAGATACCTCCTGCCCATGTTCATCTACTCGGCCATATTCATCGCCGCCGTCATACACAGCATCAGAGGCATCAGAGCCGTAAGAGGCGTCCTGACGGCCATCTTTCTCTTGTCGGCAGGCATCACACTTCTGCAGATGAACACCACTGCCTTCAGGATGGAGCGGTTTGCCGTAGTCACCGGCAGTATCACCCAAAAGGAATACGTCACCAAATATTTCAGTCCCTACAGAGCCGATATGTTCGTCAACAGCCTGAAGGAAAAGGATATGAAGGTGGCTCTTCTGGGAGATACCCGGGGCTTTTATCTGGACAAGCCCTACGTATGGGCCGATTCTTCCCACAACCTGCCCTTCAACAAAGAATACGAGACGCCGGAAGAGCTGGCCGAGAATCTGCTCGATAACGGCTGTACTCACGCCATGGTGTCCTTCGGCTATCCCGGCATAGGCCGGCGTGAATCTGCGGCAGGCAACAATCTCCGCATATTTGAAGCCATAGACGCAGGCTATCTCGCTCAGGTATTTCCGGAAGAGCGCTATGACCCGTCACAGGTCTTCCTCTTCCGGGTCATCCGGCCGAAAAAATGA
- a CDS encoding sugar phosphate isomerase/epimerase produces the protein MSRLVSIFTGQFADIPLKELVRMIKSYGYDGVELCCWGDHMDVARGAKDPGYLAEQKKIVEDAGLVISALSCHLPGQLVCDPNDDERSDSFAPAELAGDPEAKRAWGIQQLKDSAVCARTLGLKVVNGFTGSSIWHLLYSFPPVSPAQIEAGYKDFADKFNDILDVYDANGIKFALEVHPTEIAFDIVTTKRALEAIGFRKSFGFNFDPSHLQWQGVDPVRFLMEFSDRIYNVHMKDCAVTLDGRSGILSSYLNFGENGRGWDFRSLGHGDVDFEAIIRALNHIDYQGPLAVEWEDAMMDRAYGATESCSFVRNLDFPKSDRVFDEAFGS, from the coding sequence ATGTCAAGATTGGTATCTATTTTTACAGGACAATTTGCGGATATCCCTCTGAAGGAACTGGTGCGTATGATCAAGTCCTACGGCTATGACGGCGTGGAGCTGTGCTGCTGGGGCGATCATATGGACGTGGCGAGAGGAGCGAAGGATCCCGGATATCTGGCAGAGCAAAAGAAGATAGTGGAGGATGCGGGTCTGGTCATCTCCGCTCTCAGCTGCCATCTCCCCGGTCAGCTGGTGTGCGACCCCAATGACGACGAGCGCTCCGACTCCTTTGCGCCGGCCGAGCTGGCTGGAGACCCGGAAGCCAAAAGAGCCTGGGGCATACAGCAGCTGAAGGATTCGGCTGTGTGCGCCAGGACCCTGGGTCTGAAGGTGGTCAACGGCTTTACGGGCTCTTCCATATGGCACCTCCTGTATTCTTTCCCTCCCGTGAGCCCTGCTCAGATCGAGGCCGGCTACAAGGATTTTGCCGACAAATTCAACGACATACTGGACGTCTATGACGCAAACGGCATCAAGTTTGCCCTGGAGGTCCATCCCACCGAGATAGCCTTTGACATAGTGACCACCAAGAGAGCCCTGGAGGCCATAGGCTTCAGAAAGTCCTTCGGCTTCAACTTTGACCCCAGCCATCTGCAGTGGCAGGGAGTGGATCCGGTCCGTTTCCTGATGGAATTCTCAGACAGGATATACAACGTCCATATGAAGGACTGCGCCGTGACGCTGGACGGCAGGTCCGGCATACTGTCCTCCTATCTCAACTTCGGCGAAAACGGCAGAGGCTGGGACTTCAGGAGCCTGGGCCACGGCGACGTGGATTTTGAGGCCATCATCCGGGCTCTGAACCACATTGACTACCAGGGACCTCTGGCCGTGGAGTGGGAAGACGCCATGATGGACAGAGCCTACGGAGCCACCGAGTCCTGCAGCTTCGTGCGCAACCTGGACTTCCCCAAGAGCGACAGAGTCTTTGACGAGGCCTTCGGTTCTTAA
- a CDS encoding HlyD family efflux transporter periplasmic adaptor subunit, which translates to MKKLLPIAIVLLFIVCLSTITVLISRRSATENTEAYDGTVECDETDVASKIPGRLASVLVKEGEYVKKGQLLAVVETKEIDQKLIQARSAQSAIGAQEEKALLGADIERQLLADDLQAKELKLKAAREDYKMAISATRPEQIKMAEADLKAKEAALRMAQEGPRAETKRKARIAYDVSAKAAETAKAAYDRVATLYEEGVVPKQKEEEVRLQWEKAQAQLDAAREDLDMAERGARPEELEQLTEAVNAARAQLELAKKGARDEQKQQARLALEGAEVAVRAAREALKKADLTLKDASAAAWQKEAAKAGANLAGIAKEDSRITAPADGYISTVIPKEGELISAGYPLFTIVSDSNYRVKVYIPETMSQRFGIGKQVRVLIPAVGDDPVKGTVTGVSAAADFATRVATNQQGSFDVRYIELTISLPDSQPQLKNGITARLLP; encoded by the coding sequence ATGAAAAAGCTGTTGCCTATAGCCATTGTGCTTTTGTTTATAGTATGCCTTTCCACCATCACCGTGCTCATATCACGGCGCAGCGCAACGGAAAACACCGAGGCCTATGACGGGACCGTGGAGTGCGACGAGACCGACGTAGCCAGCAAGATACCCGGCCGCCTCGCTTCAGTTCTCGTAAAGGAAGGAGAATATGTCAAAAAGGGTCAGCTCCTGGCCGTAGTGGAGACCAAAGAGATAGACCAAAAGCTCATCCAGGCCCGCAGCGCCCAGAGCGCCATAGGAGCCCAGGAAGAAAAGGCCCTTTTGGGAGCGGATATAGAAAGGCAGCTCCTCGCAGACGACCTGCAGGCCAAGGAGCTGAAGCTCAAGGCCGCCCGCGAGGACTACAAAATGGCCATTTCCGCCACCCGTCCCGAGCAGATCAAAATGGCAGAGGCAGACCTGAAGGCCAAAGAAGCCGCTCTGCGCATGGCCCAGGAGGGTCCCAGAGCAGAGACCAAGCGCAAGGCCCGCATAGCCTATGACGTCAGCGCCAAGGCCGCAGAGACTGCCAAGGCTGCCTACGACAGAGTCGCCACCCTCTATGAGGAAGGCGTGGTCCCCAAGCAAAAGGAAGAAGAAGTCCGTCTGCAGTGGGAAAAGGCTCAGGCTCAGCTGGACGCCGCCCGGGAGGACCTGGACATGGCGGAGCGGGGAGCCCGTCCCGAGGAGCTGGAGCAGCTCACCGAGGCTGTCAACGCCGCCAGGGCCCAGCTGGAGCTGGCCAAAAAAGGCGCCCGTGACGAGCAGAAGCAGCAGGCCAGGCTGGCTCTTGAAGGGGCCGAGGTGGCCGTCAGAGCTGCCCGGGAGGCTCTCAAAAAGGCCGACCTCACTCTGAAGGACGCCAGCGCTGCCGCCTGGCAAAAGGAAGCAGCCAAGGCAGGAGCAAATCTGGCAGGCATAGCCAAGGAAGACTCCCGGATCACCGCGCCCGCAGACGGCTATATTTCCACGGTGATACCCAAGGAGGGCGAGCTCATCAGCGCCGGCTATCCTCTCTTCACCATAGTCTCCGACAGCAATTACAGGGTCAAGGTGTATATCCCCGAGACCATGTCCCAAAGATTCGGCATAGGCAAGCAGGTCAGAGTGCTGATCCCTGCCGTGGGCGACGACCCGGTAAAGGGTACGGTCACCGGAGTATCTGCCGCCGCAGATTTTGCCACCAGAGTGGCCACCAATCAGCAGGGCTCCTTTGACGTGAGATATATAGAGCTGACCATCAGCCTGCCCGACTCACAGCCGCAGCTCAAAAACGGCATCACCGCCAGACTGCTCCCCTGA
- a CDS encoding RbsD/FucU family protein, whose product MLNNIPKILTGDMLKCLSDMGHGDTLIIADANFPGERIARSTATGVLIRSQGCGASDLFEAISGLLPLDFDYTAYPACVMDLTPSDREKGMADPEIWAEFTATLKGLRPDAGLGLVERQEFYRRAEKAYAVIQTGEERIYGNLLLVKGCVL is encoded by the coding sequence GTGCTGAATAATATACCCAAGATACTTACCGGCGACATGCTCAAATGCCTGTCGGACATGGGTCATGGCGATACCCTTATCATAGCCGACGCCAATTTTCCGGGCGAGCGTATAGCCCGCTCCACCGCAACGGGCGTGCTGATCCGCTCCCAGGGCTGCGGAGCGTCGGACCTCTTTGAGGCCATATCCGGCCTGCTGCCTCTGGACTTTGACTATACCGCTTATCCGGCCTGCGTCATGGACCTGACCCCTTCCGACAGGGAGAAGGGCATGGCGGACCCGGAAATATGGGCGGAGTTCACCGCCACCCTTAAAGGCCTCAGGCCAGACGCCGGGCTGGGACTGGTGGAGAGGCAGGAGTTTTACAGGCGTGCGGAGAAGGCCTATGCCGTGATACAGACCGGCGAGGAGCGTATCTACGGCAATCTGCTGCTGGTCAAAGGATGTGTGCTGTGA
- a CDS encoding glycine--tRNA ligase: MTDMEQIVSLCKNRGLIFQSSEIYGGLASTWDYGPLGIELKRNVKEAWWRDMISNREDTVGIDAAILMHPRVWEVSGHVTNFNDPLVDCKQCKQRFRADHLDNVKVCPECGGELTEARQFNCMFRTNMGPVEESGTTIYMRPETAQGIFVNFQNVQNATRKKLPFGIGQIGKSFRNEITPGNFTFRTREFEQMEMEFFCMPGTDDEWFEYWVGERYAWYQKYGISREHLQLRPHDPAELAFYSKGTTDIEYLFPFGWGELEGIANRTDYDLGRHSEGSGKKLTFFDEDKKEHVIPYVIEPSAGCDRSILAFLCEAYTEEEVPKGDKTEKRTVLKFAKELAPIKAAVLPLKRNEPRIVSTAKKLVGDLQKTMAVQYDDTGSIGKLYRRQDEVGTLWCVTVDFDTIEGDGCVTVRDRDTMEQTKVSLDKVKGYLRDRLDE; the protein is encoded by the coding sequence ATGACAGATATGGAGCAGATAGTGTCCCTGTGCAAGAACCGGGGCCTCATTTTTCAGTCTTCGGAGATCTACGGAGGTCTCGCCAGCACCTGGGACTACGGTCCTCTGGGCATAGAGCTGAAAAGAAACGTAAAGGAAGCCTGGTGGCGGGATATGATCTCCAACCGTGAAGACACGGTGGGTATAGACGCCGCCATACTCATGCATCCCAGAGTCTGGGAGGTGTCCGGCCACGTGACCAACTTCAACGACCCTCTGGTGGACTGCAAGCAGTGCAAGCAGCGCTTCAGGGCAGACCATCTGGACAACGTGAAGGTGTGCCCCGAATGCGGCGGCGAGCTCACAGAGGCCAGACAGTTCAACTGTATGTTCAGGACCAATATGGGGCCCGTGGAGGAATCCGGTACCACCATATACATGAGACCCGAGACTGCTCAGGGTATTTTTGTCAATTTTCAGAACGTGCAGAACGCCACCCGCAAAAAGCTGCCCTTCGGCATAGGACAGATAGGCAAGTCTTTCAGAAACGAGATCACCCCCGGCAACTTTACCTTCAGGACCAGAGAGTTCGAGCAGATGGAGATGGAGTTTTTCTGCATGCCCGGGACCGATGACGAATGGTTTGAGTATTGGGTAGGCGAGAGATACGCCTGGTATCAGAAATACGGCATTTCCCGGGAGCACCTGCAGCTGCGGCCTCACGATCCCGCAGAGCTGGCCTTTTATTCCAAGGGCACCACTGATATAGAATATCTGTTCCCCTTCGGCTGGGGCGAGCTGGAAGGCATTGCCAACAGGACCGATTATGATCTGGGCAGACATTCCGAGGGCTCCGGGAAAAAGCTGACCTTCTTCGACGAAGACAAGAAGGAGCACGTCATACCCTACGTCATAGAGCCCTCCGCCGGCTGCGACAGGTCCATCCTGGCCTTTTTGTGCGAAGCCTACACCGAGGAAGAGGTGCCCAAGGGAGACAAGACCGAAAAACGCACCGTGCTGAAGTTTGCCAAGGAGCTGGCTCCCATCAAAGCGGCAGTGCTGCCTCTGAAGCGCAACGAGCCCCGGATAGTGTCCACTGCCAAAAAGCTGGTCGGCGACCTGCAGAAGACCATGGCCGTGCAGTATGACGACACGGGCTCCATCGGCAAGCTCTACAGACGGCAGGACGAAGTGGGTACCCTCTGGTGCGTCACCGTGGACTTTGACACCATCGAGGGAGACGGCTGCGTCACGGTCCGGGACAGAGACACCATGGAGCAGACCAAGGTATCCCTGGACAAGGTCAAGGGTTATCTGAGAGACCGGCTGGATGAATAG